Part of the Quercus robur chromosome 5, dhQueRobu3.1, whole genome shotgun sequence genome, GATTTGGTGGGCAAATCTTATCTGCCACTGCCAAGGATGCAAATGACAACATTTTTCCAGTAGCCATGGCTGTTGTGGAACAAGAAACCAGGGAGTcttggatatggtttttggaaatttttgctgatgatatagggaggccagaGGAGCTTCAGTTGGTCTTCATTTCTGATAGGCAAAAGGTatgcaagttttgttttgttcagttACACTTGAATAGTTGACTTTGTTTGCTGAactaacttgttttgtttgtttgtttgcttgcttatTTACAGGGGCTTATACCTGCAATAGAGACACTATTCCCTACCGTGGAGCATAGATACTGTGTGAAACACatctacaacaatttcaaagttGATCACAAGGGATTGGAGCTGAAGGATGCATTGTGGAGGTGTGCTGCTGCCACAACAGTAAGGGAGTTTGAGAGATGCATGCAGTACATAagggatttggatgaaaaggcATATGAGTATCTTGCAAACATTGCACCTGCACAGTGGACAAGGTCACACTTCACTCCTAGGGCCTTAACAGATTGTTTGGTAAATAATTTGAGTGAGTCTTTTAATGCAATGATATTGAAGTCTAGGGACAAGCCTATCTTGGCAATGTTGGAGTGGATTAGGGTTAGACTTATGACTAGGCTTTACACAAAAAGGGAAGGGATACAGAAGTATGCTGGAAAGTTGTGTCCAAGCATACAAGATAGGTTGGAGAAATTGAAGGTTGAAAGTAAGGCATTTAGTGCTACCCCAGCTGGTAGTTTCCTTTATGAGGTAGGCAGTCAGTATGAGAGGCATGTAGTTGATTTGGTGAAGAAGACATGTAGCTGTAGGTCTTCGGATTTAAATGGCATTCCCTGCAAACATGCCATAACAGCCATTTATACAAACATTGAGACACCAGAAGACTATACCCACCCATGctacttcaaagaaacttacatgGAGATATACAAGGAGGTACTTCCTCCCATGCCTGGCCAGTCAGAATGGGCTGAGACTGGACAGCCTGCTCCCCTGGCACCTCACATATACAAACCACCAGGCAGACCAcccaagcaaagaaagaggGCTTCTGATGAGCCTAGGAACCCTTACAAAGCAAGTAGACAGAACAGACCTGTAAGATGTGGGAAATGCAAAAAGGAAGGGCATAACTCAAGAGGGTGCAAGGCTGGCATCACTGGGGAGACACCATGGCAGAGGAGACAGagatttcaaagagaaaaagctgtaagtaattaggatttaaatggcaaaaaaaaaaaaaaaaaaaaaacttgtttttaaacttACAATAGACACTGTATTGAAACTGGGTTTTGTTGCAGGCAAGGGAAGGGGTGCCTGCACCTAGATCTGCACCTCAGCCACCATCCCAGCAGCCTACCCAGACCTACAACATGATGTCTGCCACTCAGCCTTCATCCTCACAGCAAGGAAATCAACCTAGGCCATCTCACAAGAGAGCAGGATGgttctcttcctcacaaccagAGTTTCACACACCTAGGGAGACCTGGGATACCTTACCAAGTTCTTCACAGGTAACTTAGTCCTGGATGGTTGTGTAGCTTGggatattttttaacaagtagatctattttttattttgtagcctTCACATGCAAGTGGGAGCACTGGTGGTGTGAGGACTAGAAGACAGTTTGCTGCACAAAGGCCACCAAAAATGAATCCAGTGGGTGGAAAGAGGAAAGAGTAAAGGCAATAAATGAATGAAGCTAGTGGGTACGCATGCCAGCATTGGGAGTAAAGCTAGTGGGAACATGTGGgccattttggttttttttttttttttttgtgaagaccACTGTTGGCCTTTTGTAATTatcaattagtgtaaaaaacagTCACTGCTGGCCTTGgaatgtgcttttttgtaattactaattagtgtaaaaaacaatcactgctggccttggaatgtgcttttttgtaattaaggtaCAATACACTCCAGGTTGTTATATGGAAGTTGTGATATTACAGTTTGTATGGAACAATATTTGTCCAAACTAgattatatggaagtttatttattgctgctacaaattgtgtccaagtatattatttttattgtggaatggtaTGCACAACCAAATTatatgaaagtttatttattgctactacaaattgtgtccaagtatatttttctaatagagTGTATGAgaagtttttattgtggaatggttgttatggtatgcacagccaaattatatggaagtttatttattgctactacaaattatgtccaagtatatttttctaatacagtgtatgaaagtttttattgtggaatggttgttatggtatgcacagCCAAATTGATAATTGATCATTACTTCTTCCATTGAATGGTTGTTAGGATATGCACAAAATACTCAAGAATTGAccaattcttcattcattgacACATCAAAACATTACATCAGTAGGCTAGTGCTATTACAATGCAAATTCATTAACACCATTGCCATAACTATCTCTACTAACCAATTAACTACTTCAGGGGTAACAATCTAGGTCTCTTCACTCCAGAGAACTCAATTGagccaaaacacaacaacataacaataacaaaaaagatccatgacaaaatgcatgcagactTCCACATTCTTTGCTTCTCTTCAGCAAGAATGGCTTTTTCCTTAACTTTTACACAGACAGCTCgagcctttctctccctctccttggCTTTGGCTTCCTCTTCAAGAGCCTTTTCTGCCATTTGCCTAGCTTCTTCTGCCGTTTCCAGAGCTGTCATTTCCCTCTCATTTGCAAGTTGGAGAGCAGTCTGAAGCCTAGACATCTTCTCTAGAGCCAAAGGTGCAGCTTCATTCCCACGAGGACAGGTTGGGttatcaatccaaacaaagaaaggacaCTTAGGACCAACCTTATAACGGCTACAACCCAAGAACCTCCTCCCAAAATTGTGCAAACTCAAACTTGTTCTCAAAACACAAGTCTGCTCATTGCACATATGTCCACATGAACCCGAGAAATTACCACTTGATGAAGACATCTCAACATAACACGATTCCTGGATTTAGACTTTCACACAGTAAGTTCACACTTGaacaaaatctgaaaccctaaatTAGGAACAGacccaaatgca contains:
- the LOC126728868 gene encoding uncharacterized protein LOC126728868, which gives rise to MTNLHKAWYVEKIIIYTDIDVEPLAVEYPDAGGVADGGVGGDAGGVAGGVVGGVGGDAGRVADGVGGHAGGDVSGDAARVEIELDSDDDEDDENDDESDDEEDVEDVDIDARDEEQNVEGDDDDDDDDWLNEGLKGDGFGDDIFAAQNSAPQGSAPNTNPESSNAPHTAPESSNAPHTDPEWAEPALEDDLVSMDGSDDEQVPEQVEFNAKSDMRNVVLKKEMKFPNAKVFRAALREYAIKKPIDIKFKLNEKTKISVHCKNGCGWRCYASQISGELTFQIKTLTDDCTCPKSFKNSQATSAYVAKRFIEDFSKNPNWEVSGVHNHVMQNLSVDLSVNQVYRSKRKAKDFINGDEQLQYGVLRDYAQMITTVDKGSRVILQTEMVEETSQPKFKRMYVRFNAQKVGFLGGCRSFIGLDGCHIKHRFGGQILSATAKDANDNIFPVAMAVVEQETRESWIWFLEIFADDIGRPEELQLVFISDRQKGLIPAIETLFPTVEHRYCVKHIYNNFKVDHKGLELKDALWRCAAATTVREFERCMQYIRDLDEKAYEYLANIAPAQWTRSHFTPRALTDCLVNNLSESFNAMILKSRDKPILAMLEWIRVRLMTRLYTKREGIQKYAGKLCPSIQDRLEKLKVESKAFSATPAGSFLYEVGSQYERHVVDLVKKTCSCRSSDLNGIPCKHAITAIYTNIETPEDYTHPCYFKETYMEIYKEVLPPMPGQSEWAETGQPAPLAPHIYKPPGRPPKQRKRASDEPRNPYKASRQNRPVRCGKCKKEGHNSRGCKAGITGETPWQRRQRFQREKAAREGVPAPRSAPQPPSQQPTQTYNMMSATQPSSSQQGNQPRPSHKRAGWFSSSQPEFHTPRETWDTLPSSSQVT